A single window of Gemmatimonadaceae bacterium DNA harbors:
- a CDS encoding FIST N-terminal domain-containing protein — MTDIAIASTALRNEAAGEHLATQISEKFNGESPDALLVFASPGNAYEALLTALADGCHPKAMIGCSSAGEFTTETSGTGLTSAIAVRAPDMKFSASLARRISNDRADAAAQLVNGFSGLASAEFRFRTAIILVDALAGHTEDLIEELTVATGGMYQFVGGGAGDNADFKSTHVFMGSDAHSNAAVALEILSNKPIGIGARHGWSPAGDPLRVTEADQSCVVSLNVSPAAEAFEAHAATTHQSFDRTDPMPFFLHNIVGMKSDDGHKLRVPLGVSTEGGVTFAAEVPAGATAQIMSTQVASASAAAAEAVRDAVKQVEDSGNKPSGAIFFDCVATRLRLGDDFGDELDTVARELEAPFAGFNSYGQIVRADGQFSGFHNCTAVVCVFPD, encoded by the coding sequence ATGACCGATATCGCAATCGCCTCGACCGCCCTCAGGAACGAGGCGGCCGGCGAACACCTCGCCACCCAGATCAGCGAAAAATTCAACGGGGAATCCCCCGACGCGCTGCTGGTCTTTGCGTCGCCTGGCAACGCTTATGAGGCCCTCCTAACAGCTCTTGCCGACGGGTGCCACCCCAAGGCCATGATCGGCTGCTCATCCGCCGGCGAATTCACCACCGAGACCTCCGGCACAGGGCTTACTTCGGCGATCGCCGTCCGCGCGCCCGACATGAAGTTCAGCGCGTCACTCGCCCGCCGCATTTCAAACGATCGCGCCGACGCCGCAGCACAGCTTGTCAATGGATTCAGCGGGCTCGCCTCGGCGGAATTCCGGTTTCGCACCGCGATCATTCTCGTCGACGCGCTCGCCGGCCATACCGAAGACCTCATCGAAGAGCTCACTGTCGCCACGGGCGGGATGTACCAGTTCGTCGGCGGAGGAGCCGGAGACAACGCCGACTTCAAGTCAACTCATGTCTTCATGGGTTCCGACGCCCACAGCAACGCAGCGGTGGCGCTCGAGATTCTCTCCAACAAGCCGATCGGCATCGGCGCGCGTCACGGATGGTCGCCGGCCGGTGATCCACTCCGCGTCACCGAGGCGGATCAGTCGTGCGTCGTCAGCCTGAACGTCTCACCCGCGGCCGAGGCTTTCGAAGCGCATGCGGCAACCACTCATCAGTCGTTCGATCGCACAGATCCGATGCCGTTCTTTCTGCATAACATCGTCGGGATGAAATCAGACGACGGACACAAGCTCCGCGTTCCACTCGGCGTTTCAACCGAGGGCGGAGTGACATTTGCCGCCGAGGTGCCCGCGGGCGCAACGGCGCAGATCATGTCCACTCAGGTGGCATCGGCCAGCGCTGCCGCCGCGGAAGCGGTGCGTGACGCAGTGAAGCAGGTCGAAGACAGCGGCAACAAACCCAGCGGTGCGATTTTCTTCGACTGCGTGGCAACCCGGCTGCGCCTTGGCGATGATTTCGGCGATGAGCTCGACACGGTTGCACGAGAGCTCGAGGCGCCGTTCGCAGGATTCAACTCGTACGGTCAGATTGTGCGCGCAGACGGTCAGTTCAGCGGATTCCACAACTGCACGGCCGTGGTCTGCGTGTTTCCGGATTAG
- a CDS encoding NmrA/HSCARG family protein, with the protein MPDKKIIAVAGATGQQGGGLVRAILSDRSGEFTARAITRDPASEKARALAELGAEVVQANLHYEESVLNAFEGAYGAYCVTFFWEHMSPEKEFVEARNLASAAGKAGLKHVVWSTLEDTRESIPLDDDRMPTLSGTYKVPHFDVKAEGDALFRESGVPTTYLLASFYWENLLAPGSGPQPDEEGNLVLSLPMGDKKLAGIAAEDIGKCALGMFKRGPELAGKTIGLAGEQLTGEEMAQKYSKLLGRPVRYNAVPFDVFRGLGFPAAQELGNMFQFYTEFAEDVGRTRDVAVSRELNPELQDFEEWLSRSRAKISA; encoded by the coding sequence ATGCCCGACAAGAAGATCATCGCCGTCGCTGGCGCCACCGGACAACAGGGCGGCGGTCTCGTCCGCGCAATACTGAGCGACAGGAGCGGCGAGTTCACCGCCCGCGCAATCACCCGCGATCCGGCCTCCGAGAAAGCGCGAGCTCTCGCTGAGCTCGGCGCCGAGGTCGTTCAAGCGAACCTTCACTACGAGGAAAGCGTCCTGAATGCGTTCGAGGGCGCTTATGGCGCCTACTGTGTCACTTTTTTCTGGGAGCACATGTCCCCGGAAAAGGAGTTTGTCGAAGCGCGGAATCTCGCGAGCGCCGCGGGCAAGGCGGGCCTGAAGCATGTCGTGTGGTCGACGCTGGAGGATACACGAGAGTCGATTCCTCTCGACGACGATCGCATGCCGACCCTGAGCGGCACCTACAAGGTTCCCCACTTCGACGTGAAGGCAGAGGGCGACGCATTGTTTCGCGAGTCGGGAGTCCCGACGACGTACCTGCTGGCTTCGTTCTACTGGGAGAATCTCCTCGCGCCAGGAAGCGGCCCCCAGCCCGACGAGGAAGGCAACCTCGTACTCTCGCTCCCAATGGGTGACAAGAAGCTCGCCGGTATCGCAGCCGAAGACATCGGCAAGTGCGCCCTCGGAATGTTCAAGCGAGGCCCCGAGCTCGCCGGAAAGACAATCGGCCTTGCCGGCGAACAGCTCACAGGCGAGGAAATGGCGCAGAAGTACTCGAAACTTCTGGGGCGTCCGGTGCGCTACAACGCGGTGCCGTTTGACGTTTTCCGCGGACTTGGCTTTCCCGCCGCACAGGAGCTCGGCAACATGTTCCAGTTCTACACTGAGTTTGCCGAGGATGTGGGAAGGACGCGCGATGTCGCCGTTTCACGCGAGCTGAATCCGGAGCTTCAGGACTTCGAAGAGTGGCTCTCGCGTAGCAGGGCAAAGATTTCCGCCTAA
- a CDS encoding ATP-binding protein, with translation MSGIYEITAVRPSLLQSAARLGDAVTRTEAAAELAAELGAESLLIFIRDPEIGVLLSAPGFPQQFPEGKNWLAFLEACVERGQHRDTLPFRALDDRCPVIGYAEGRDIVLVLVGTKQPTSDVDWLRSLLPLLAAVFRGEQTATVATAQASLARQSAARAAALATTLGHTRGDLEEALAAARKAQSELQQLYRQLQEQSAELELTNDRLTHQAEQLETQAMEMEAQAEELSATNTALEEARSLAESANRAKSEFLATMSHELRTPLNAIGGHVQLLAMGIHGPVTSDQMEALNRVERNQRHLLGLINEVLNLSRIEAGRVDYDITDVALSEVLADLAPMIEPQLEAKSLGYEVKDATHLPAVRGDREKLQQILLNLLSNSVKFTGAGGRIIVDAMVSDDGKGRVFIRVADTGQGIPDDKLQFIFDPFTQVDGTHSRVGQGTGLGLAISRDLARGMGGDLRARSELGVGSVFTLELPGAQS, from the coding sequence GTGAGTGGCATTTATGAGATCACCGCCGTGAGACCGTCGCTGCTGCAAAGCGCCGCGCGGCTGGGCGATGCCGTAACGCGCACTGAAGCGGCGGCTGAGCTCGCCGCCGAGCTCGGCGCGGAAAGTCTCCTGATCTTCATCCGCGACCCGGAGATTGGAGTCCTTCTCTCGGCGCCCGGATTCCCGCAGCAGTTTCCGGAAGGAAAGAATTGGCTTGCCTTCCTGGAAGCGTGCGTGGAGCGCGGGCAGCACCGGGACACCCTTCCATTCCGCGCGCTTGATGACCGCTGCCCTGTAATCGGATACGCCGAGGGGCGGGACATCGTTCTCGTACTCGTGGGTACGAAACAGCCCACCAGCGACGTGGACTGGCTCCGCTCACTTCTTCCGCTGCTCGCGGCCGTATTTCGTGGCGAGCAGACCGCGACCGTTGCGACGGCACAGGCAAGCCTCGCCCGACAATCCGCAGCCAGAGCCGCCGCGCTGGCAACAACACTCGGTCACACGCGCGGTGATCTCGAGGAGGCGCTGGCGGCAGCGCGCAAAGCTCAATCCGAGCTTCAACAGCTTTACCGCCAGCTTCAGGAGCAGTCAGCCGAGCTGGAGCTGACGAACGATCGGCTGACCCATCAGGCAGAACAGCTCGAGACACAGGCGATGGAAATGGAGGCACAGGCCGAAGAGCTGAGCGCCACGAACACCGCGCTTGAAGAAGCGCGCTCGCTCGCCGAGTCAGCGAACCGCGCCAAGTCCGAGTTCCTCGCGACGATGAGCCACGAGCTGAGAACCCCGCTCAACGCCATCGGTGGTCACGTGCAGCTGCTGGCGATGGGAATACACGGCCCCGTAACCAGCGACCAGATGGAAGCGCTGAACCGTGTTGAAAGGAACCAGCGTCATCTGCTCGGACTGATCAATGAGGTTTTGAATCTCTCGCGCATCGAAGCCGGCCGCGTGGATTACGACATCACCGATGTGGCGCTCAGTGAAGTGCTTGCAGATCTGGCTCCCATGATCGAGCCGCAGCTGGAAGCGAAATCACTCGGCTATGAGGTGAAGGATGCTACGCATCTGCCGGCAGTTCGCGGCGACCGGGAAAAGCTCCAGCAGATTCTACTGAACCTGCTCTCGAACTCGGTGAAGTTCACGGGCGCTGGCGGGCGAATCATCGTAGACGCGATGGTGAGCGACGACGGGAAAGGCCGCGTTTTCATCCGGGTCGCCGATACGGGGCAGGGCATTCCGGACGACAAGCTTCAGTTCATCTTCGATCCCTTCACTCAGGTTGACGGGACTCACAGCCGCGTGGGGCAGGGCACGGGTCTCGGGCTCGCGATCAGCCGGGATCTCGCGCGCGGAATGGGCGGCGACCTTCGTGCGAGGAGCGAGCTGGGCGTGGGATCGGTGTTCACGCTCGAGCTTCCGGGGGCCCAGAGCTGA
- a CDS encoding SDR family oxidoreductase, translating to MTRVLVTGATGYIGGRLMPRLVAAGHNVVCLAREPRRLAGRDWGDVEVFQGDVLERASLDAAFAGVDVAYYLVHSMAEGERGFEERDRIAAQNFGDAARNAGVQRIIYLGGLGVDNSDLSSHLASRQQVGDVLRESEVPVTEFRAAVVVGSGSISFEMIRYLTERLPVMITPRWVTTRCQPISIENVLNYLTECLGIPESVGRTFEIGGPDILTYGDMMREYAAARKLRRLLIPVPVLTPRLSSYWVDLITPIPASYSHPLIEGLRSEAIVNDLSARDVFRIDLIPYAEAVRRALERTGSGEIETSWAGAQQRLKAGVTTSTGEGMIVEERRVKSVAPPQAVFTAFSGLGGKRGWLYADWLWKIRGLMDRLVGGVGMRRGRRNPDMLRAGDALDFWRVEAVEPGRAVRLRAEMRVPGSAMLEFEAVPQEKGGTLLVQTASFDPRGLAGLAYWYVLYPIHQRMFSGMAHAIVKRAESLA from the coding sequence CTGACCCGAGTCCTCGTCACCGGGGCCACCGGGTATATCGGCGGCCGCCTCATGCCGCGACTCGTGGCCGCAGGTCATAACGTCGTTTGCCTCGCGCGGGAGCCGCGCCGACTCGCCGGCCGCGACTGGGGTGACGTCGAGGTGTTTCAGGGGGACGTCCTCGAACGCGCCAGCCTCGACGCCGCCTTCGCTGGAGTCGATGTCGCCTATTACCTCGTCCACTCCATGGCTGAGGGCGAGCGCGGCTTCGAGGAACGCGATCGTATCGCGGCGCAGAACTTCGGCGACGCGGCCCGGAATGCCGGCGTTCAACGCATCATCTACCTCGGCGGACTCGGCGTCGACAACAGCGATCTCTCGTCGCATCTCGCGTCGCGCCAGCAGGTGGGAGACGTGCTTCGCGAATCGGAAGTTCCGGTTACGGAATTTCGCGCGGCGGTAGTCGTCGGCTCGGGCAGCATTTCGTTCGAGATGATCCGATACCTCACCGAGCGACTGCCGGTGATGATCACTCCGCGATGGGTTACCACCCGGTGCCAGCCGATATCCATCGAGAATGTCCTGAATTATCTGACCGAATGCCTCGGCATTCCCGAGTCGGTTGGACGAACGTTCGAGATAGGCGGGCCCGACATACTCACGTACGGCGACATGATGCGCGAGTACGCGGCAGCGCGGAAGCTCCGGCGGCTGCTCATCCCCGTCCCTGTGCTGACGCCGCGACTGTCGTCGTACTGGGTGGATCTCATCACTCCCATCCCGGCCTCGTATTCCCATCCGTTGATCGAAGGACTGAGAAGCGAGGCAATCGTGAACGATTTATCGGCGCGCGACGTTTTCAGGATCGATCTCATTCCGTATGCGGAGGCGGTGCGCAGGGCGCTCGAGCGTACCGGCTCTGGTGAAATCGAGACTTCCTGGGCCGGCGCTCAGCAACGGCTGAAGGCCGGAGTGACGACGAGCACCGGCGAAGGCATGATAGTAGAGGAGCGCCGCGTGAAATCGGTTGCTCCACCTCAGGCAGTATTTACTGCATTCTCCGGCCTGGGCGGAAAAAGGGGTTGGCTCTACGCCGACTGGCTGTGGAAGATCAGGGGGTTGATGGATCGCCTCGTAGGTGGAGTGGGGATGCGGCGCGGCCGTCGCAACCCCGACATGCTTCGCGCGGGTGACGCGCTCGATTTCTGGCGGGTTGAAGCCGTCGAGCCGGGACGTGCCGTGCGCCTTCGCGCAGAGATGAGGGTGCCGGGATCGGCAATGCTCGAGTTCGAAGCAGTTCCGCAGGAAAAAGGCGGGACGCTGCTGGTTCAGACCGCTTCGTTCGATCCGCGCGGGCTCGCTGGTCTCGCATACTGGTACGTGCTGTATCCCATTCATCAGCGGATGTTCTCAGGGATGGCGCACGCGATCGTCAAACGCGCAGAATCGCTGGCTTGA